One region of uncultured Methanolobus sp. genomic DNA includes:
- the aroD gene encoding type I 3-dehydroquinate dehydratase encodes MVKIGNFDLDEKPAIVSVIDDDPAENAKAANWLGANVLELRLDLLNFSDLEEAKKTIERIKVNTNLPCIATNRLQSDGGKWEGPEDDRIKLLVEIMPFVEAVDIELSADEDQRNKVIAAAKAAGVTVIVSAHDFDGTPSIEIMKKILNHAHEAGADIAKLAVMAKSKQDVLNVLQATADMEKPVCTIAMGEIGKHSRIVAPCYGSRLTYGAIAQAVAPGQIKIHELKSALEILF; translated from the coding sequence ATGGTAAAGATAGGAAACTTTGACCTTGATGAAAAGCCCGCTATCGTTTCAGTGATAGACGATGACCCGGCAGAGAATGCAAAAGCTGCAAACTGGCTGGGTGCAAATGTTCTTGAGCTGAGGCTTGATCTCCTCAATTTTTCAGACCTTGAAGAAGCTAAGAAGACCATTGAAAGAATAAAAGTGAACACCAACCTCCCTTGTATTGCAACCAATAGATTACAATCTGACGGTGGTAAATGGGAAGGTCCTGAAGATGACAGGATCAAATTATTAGTTGAGATTATGCCTTTTGTGGAAGCTGTAGATATTGAGCTTAGCGCAGATGAAGACCAGCGCAACAAAGTCATTGCAGCAGCAAAAGCAGCAGGAGTGACTGTAATTGTATCTGCCCATGATTTTGACGGAACACCTTCCATAGAGATTATGAAAAAGATACTCAATCATGCACATGAAGCAGGTGCTGATATTGCAAAACTGGCTGTTATGGCAAAATCAAAGCAGGACGTGCTGAACGTTCTTCAGGCGACTGCTGATATGGAAAAACCAGTATGTACCATCGCAATGGGTGAAATCGGCAAACACAGCCGTATCGTTGCACCATGCTACGGTTCACGCCTTACATATGGAGCAATAGCACAGGCTGTTGCACCGGGACAGATCAAGATACACGAACTTAAATCAGCTCTGGAGATTCTCTTTTGA
- a CDS encoding 3-dehydroquinate synthase II — protein MNNKIIWIKADEGNWDERKAVITTGMESGVDAIMVDAADVEKVKELGNVKVAAFSSNPVEGAEIVVVGKGGEGDGTKPLPPDYAGSLDITTALRLKEKGLKVAGYVVIQNKDYENFAAEMGSICDYLVTIGTDWQVIPLENLIAGLQKKNVMLLSGVQNTEQAKLAFETMEHGTDGVMLDTKDLSTIKKTAEVAETAGVKSLAIQTAVVTRVEAIGMGDRVCVDTCNLMVRGEGMLVGSQANGMFLVHSESEESPYVASRPFRVNAGAVHAYIKVGEKTRYLSELKAGDEVTIVDSDGKQRTGVVGRVKIERRPLILVEADLSGKIIKNILQNAETIKLVTKDKEPIAVTDVKVGDEILVHSEDIGRHFGMKIEETIIEK, from the coding sequence ATGAATAACAAGATTATCTGGATTAAAGCCGATGAAGGCAACTGGGATGAACGCAAGGCTGTAATTACTACCGGAATGGAATCCGGTGTGGATGCAATTATGGTTGATGCTGCTGATGTTGAAAAGGTCAAAGAGCTTGGAAATGTGAAAGTAGCAGCTTTCTCCTCAAACCCTGTTGAAGGTGCTGAAATTGTTGTAGTTGGAAAAGGTGGGGAAGGAGACGGAACAAAGCCATTACCACCAGACTACGCTGGTTCCCTTGACATTACAACAGCTCTTCGCCTGAAAGAGAAAGGACTCAAGGTTGCAGGATACGTCGTAATCCAGAACAAGGATTACGAGAACTTTGCAGCTGAAATGGGGAGCATCTGTGATTATCTCGTTACGATAGGTACTGACTGGCAGGTAATTCCACTGGAGAACCTCATTGCAGGACTTCAGAAGAAGAATGTGATGCTTCTGTCCGGCGTCCAGAATACAGAGCAGGCAAAGCTTGCCTTTGAGACAATGGAACACGGCACAGATGGAGTAATGCTTGACACAAAGGACCTGAGTACGATCAAAAAAACTGCAGAAGTTGCAGAAACAGCTGGTGTCAAGAGCCTTGCAATCCAGACTGCTGTTGTCACAAGGGTCGAAGCCATTGGCATGGGCGACAGAGTTTGTGTAGACACATGCAACCTCATGGTCAGAGGCGAGGGAATGCTTGTGGGTTCCCAGGCAAACGGAATGTTCCTTGTGCACTCCGAATCCGAGGAAAGTCCATACGTTGCTTCACGTCCATTCAGAGTAAACGCAGGTGCAGTTCACGCTTACATCAAGGTAGGAGAGAAGACACGCTACCTTTCCGAGCTAAAAGCAGGCGATGAAGTAACAATTGTAGATAGTGACGGAAAGCAGAGAACAGGTGTAGTTGGTCGGGTCAAGATCGAGAGAAGGCCACTCATTCTTGTTGAAGCGGACTTAAGCGGCAAGATAATCAAGAACATTCTGCAGAATGCAGAGACAATTAAACTCGTCACAAAGGACAAAGAACCAATAGCTGTAACAGATGTCAAGGTTGGCGATGAGATACTTGTCCACTCAGAAGATATTGGTCGTCACTTCGGAATGAAGATTGAAGAGACAATCATCGAGAAATAA
- a CDS encoding 2-amino-3,7-dideoxy-D-threo-hept-6-ulosonate synthase: MSEIGKKIRIERIMHRDSRNIVIIPMDHGISDGPIKGLIDVADTINKVAEGGADAVLMQKGIVNHGHRGYGHDVGLIVHMSASTILGPDPNNKVQVCSVEEVMKMGADAVSIHVNVGSETEADQLQKLGSVAEECNYWGMPLLTMLYPRGKNISNPHDPELIAHVARVGAELGADVVKTLYTGNPDTFKDVVQGCPVPIVIAGGPKTNTDEEFLQMIEGAMEGGARGVAIGRNVFQHENPTKITKAITEIVHYKKSVEEALEMLE, encoded by the coding sequence ATGTCAGAAATTGGTAAAAAGATCCGTATCGAAAGAATCATGCACAGAGACAGCAGAAACATTGTGATAATTCCAATGGACCACGGGATATCCGATGGACCTATAAAAGGACTCATTGATGTTGCAGACACCATCAACAAGGTTGCAGAGGGTGGAGCAGATGCAGTTCTCATGCAGAAAGGTATTGTTAACCACGGTCACAGAGGATACGGACATGATGTGGGGCTCATAGTCCACATGAGCGCATCCACGATTCTTGGCCCTGATCCTAACAATAAGGTTCAGGTATGCTCTGTTGAAGAAGTTATGAAAATGGGTGCAGATGCGGTTTCTATTCACGTTAACGTCGGGTCTGAAACTGAAGCAGACCAGCTTCAGAAACTAGGGAGTGTAGCTGAGGAATGCAACTACTGGGGAATGCCACTTCTTACAATGTTGTACCCACGTGGAAAGAACATCAGCAACCCACATGACCCTGAACTTATAGCTCACGTTGCAAGGGTTGGTGCAGAGCTTGGTGCAGATGTTGTTAAAACACTATACACCGGCAACCCGGACACATTCAAAGATGTAGTGCAGGGATGTCCTGTGCCAATAGTGATTGCAGGCGGACCAAAGACAAATACCGATGAGGAATTCCTCCAGATGATAGAAGGTGCCATGGAAGGAGGAGCCAGGGGTGTTGCGATCGGCAGGAACGTATTCCAGCACGAAAACCCTACCAAAATTACAAAAGCAATTACAGAGATAGTGCACTACAAAAAGTCAGTTGAAGAAGCACTGGAAATGCTGGAATAA
- a CDS encoding ATPase domain-containing protein: METKFTGIDGFDEILGGGITAPSTILIAGNAGSGRTILGVQSLCEAAHNGEKVLYICITTQSENSIREALSEYSFYQESLSIHIFNVSSVERDPLTMLVELGNIVNSIKPDRILIDPITPIGFGFPEAERRRFIYSLNSAIVEWNAIVYLTGTMSKSDVCRSVISDVTDGIVYLSQEIQRRGSKRMITIIKMNRPNYLDGEHTFSITGNGIAIYPRITAPVIEEPEKVNRISAGIPKFDELSRGGLFELSSALIAGNTGTGKTLFGLSFIVEGARNGEPGIISTFEDSPAELRRYAASLGLELEELEKQGLVQIIYTPPSEINACRHTIELRNLIQEMGAKRVLLDDISGFDYVFDTQVAKREHVANLIRLFKNMGATSMFISGNMAAGSNMLQTEIPVSSLADVLILLRHIDIGKEIRKTMSILKMHGSDHEKHLISYDITSNGISIGEFLKDM, encoded by the coding sequence TTGGAAACTAAATTCACAGGAATAGACGGCTTCGATGAGATACTGGGAGGCGGGATCACTGCCCCTTCCACCATACTTATAGCAGGTAACGCAGGTAGCGGGAGAACTATACTTGGAGTTCAGAGCTTATGTGAAGCGGCGCATAATGGTGAAAAAGTACTTTATATCTGCATAACCACCCAATCAGAGAATTCTATCAGGGAAGCGTTATCAGAATATTCATTTTACCAGGAAAGCCTCAGTATACACATATTCAATGTCAGCTCTGTTGAAAGAGATCCACTGACAATGCTTGTAGAATTAGGGAACATTGTCAATTCCATTAAACCTGACAGAATACTCATCGACCCAATAACCCCTATTGGGTTTGGTTTTCCTGAGGCTGAAAGAAGAAGGTTCATCTACTCACTTAACTCAGCCATAGTAGAGTGGAATGCCATTGTTTACCTTACGGGGACCATGTCAAAGTCCGATGTATGCAGGTCCGTGATAAGCGATGTTACAGATGGCATCGTATATCTGTCCCAGGAAATCCAGAGACGGGGAAGCAAACGCATGATCACGATAATCAAGATGAATCGTCCCAATTATCTTGATGGCGAACATACGTTCAGCATAACAGGCAATGGAATTGCCATATATCCCAGAATAACTGCCCCCGTTATAGAGGAACCTGAAAAGGTCAACAGAATCAGTGCAGGCATTCCAAAGTTTGATGAATTGAGCAGAGGTGGCCTTTTTGAGCTATCATCCGCGTTAATAGCCGGGAATACCGGTACCGGAAAAACACTATTTGGGCTCAGTTTCATTGTAGAAGGTGCCAGAAACGGGGAACCAGGAATTATCAGTACTTTTGAGGACAGCCCGGCCGAGCTAAGACGCTATGCAGCAAGTCTTGGGCTTGAACTGGAAGAACTGGAAAAACAGGGACTGGTACAAATCATCTACACACCACCTTCTGAGATCAACGCCTGCAGGCACACTATAGAACTTCGCAACCTTATTCAGGAAATGGGAGCAAAGAGAGTTCTGCTGGATGATATCTCAGGTTTTGATTATGTCTTTGATACCCAGGTGGCAAAAAGAGAACATGTTGCCAACTTGATACGGCTTTTCAAGAATATGGGAGCTACATCCATGTTCATTAGTGGCAATATGGCGGCAGGAAGTAATATGCTCCAGACAGAGATACCTGTGTCCTCACTTGCAGATGTACTGATACTTCTCAGGCACATAGATATTGGCAAAGAAATCAGAAAAACCATGTCCATCCTGAAAATGCATGGCAGCGACCATGAAAAACACCTTATAAGCTACGACATAACTTCTAATGGAATAAGCATTGGCGAGTTCCTCAAAGATATGTAA
- a CDS encoding GMP synthase subunit A, with product MRELKILVINNYGQFCHLIHRSVRDLDMETKIVANTTPVEEILEEEPDGLILSGGPTMERAGICSEYVESIDLPVLGICLGHQVIAKTFGGEVGSGSSGGYADIEVEIVEEDDLLKGLGPKTSVWASHADEVVRMPEGFTQLARSNICECEAMRHEERPIFGVQWHPEVAHTEKGEQLLMNFFEVCENY from the coding sequence ATGAGAGAATTAAAAATCCTTGTTATCAACAATTACGGGCAGTTCTGCCACCTTATTCACCGTTCAGTAAGGGACCTGGACATGGAAACAAAGATAGTCGCCAACACCACTCCAGTAGAAGAAATCCTCGAAGAAGAACCTGACGGGCTAATACTCAGTGGAGGTCCTACAATGGAACGTGCCGGGATCTGCTCCGAATATGTAGAAAGCATCGACCTTCCGGTCCTGGGAATCTGTCTTGGACATCAGGTGATCGCAAAGACATTTGGGGGTGAGGTTGGTTCCGGAAGTTCCGGTGGCTATGCAGACATAGAAGTTGAGATCGTGGAAGAAGATGATCTTCTTAAAGGACTTGGTCCCAAGACCTCTGTCTGGGCTTCACATGCAGATGAAGTTGTCAGAATGCCTGAAGGCTTCACTCAGCTTGCAAGATCTAACATTTGTGAGTGTGAGGCCATGAGGCATGAAGAAAGGCCAATATTTGGGGTACAGTGGCATCCGGAAGTTGCTCACACAGAAAAAGGAGAGCAGTTGTTAATGAATTTCTTTGAAGTATGTGAGAATTATTAA
- a CDS encoding signal recognition particle protein Srp54 has protein sequence MVMDKLGNSLQDALKKIVKSGRIDERTVNEVVKDIQRALLQSDVNVKLVMQMSKHIKERALKEEVPSGMSPREHIIRIVYQELINIIGKSTDIPLKPQTIMMIGLQGSGKTTTTSKLARYFQRKGLKPGVVCADTFRPGAYQQLKTLCTKLNVAFYGEEGNPDAVGIVERGLNELQKNDVLIVDTAGRHSLESDLITEMEEIHAVAKPDYKLLVLDGAIGQQASEQARAFNDSIGISGVVISKLDGTAKGGGALSAVSETNSSIAFIGIGETPEDLERFEADRFISRLLGMGDIKSLIEKAEEALGGEDFDMESMLRGKFTLKDMYKQLESLNKMGPMKQIMQMLPLGGMGAKIPEDAYQVTGDKLGRYRVLMDSMTEDEMLNPRVIGSARIKRIARGSGCAPEDVRELLKYHKMMQTAMKGFRGGKFNMQKMMKKMGM, from the coding sequence ATGGTAATGGATAAACTCGGGAATTCCCTGCAGGATGCCCTTAAGAAAATAGTAAAATCCGGACGTATCGATGAGCGTACCGTAAATGAGGTAGTCAAAGATATCCAGAGGGCTTTGCTTCAGTCAGACGTAAATGTCAAGCTTGTAATGCAGATGTCAAAGCACATCAAAGAGCGTGCACTGAAAGAAGAAGTACCCTCAGGAATGAGCCCCAGAGAACACATAATCAGAATTGTTTACCAGGAACTCATCAATATCATCGGTAAGAGTACCGACATCCCACTCAAACCACAGACCATCATGATGATAGGTTTGCAAGGTAGCGGTAAAACTACCACAACATCAAAACTTGCACGCTACTTCCAGAGGAAAGGACTGAAACCCGGTGTGGTTTGTGCTGATACGTTCAGGCCAGGTGCATACCAGCAGCTCAAAACCCTCTGTACCAAACTTAACGTTGCATTCTACGGAGAAGAAGGCAACCCTGATGCAGTAGGCATTGTTGAAAGAGGACTCAATGAACTCCAGAAGAACGATGTACTCATTGTGGACACTGCCGGACGCCACTCACTTGAAAGTGACCTCATCACAGAGATGGAAGAAATACATGCCGTGGCTAAACCTGACTACAAACTCCTTGTTCTTGACGGTGCAATTGGTCAGCAGGCAAGCGAACAGGCACGTGCATTCAATGATTCTATCGGAATCTCTGGTGTTGTGATCTCAAAACTTGACGGTACTGCAAAAGGTGGTGGAGCACTCTCCGCGGTTTCTGAAACAAATTCATCCATCGCGTTCATTGGTATTGGTGAAACACCTGAAGACCTTGAAAGGTTTGAGGCTGACAGGTTCATCTCAAGACTTCTCGGAATGGGTGATATCAAGAGCCTTATTGAAAAGGCCGAGGAAGCACTCGGTGGAGAGGACTTTGACATGGAGTCAATGCTCCGTGGAAAGTTCACTCTGAAAGATATGTACAAGCAGCTTGAAAGTCTCAACAAGATGGGGCCAATGAAGCAGATCATGCAGATGTTGCCACTTGGAGGAATGGGAGCAAAGATTCCTGAAGATGCATACCAGGTAACCGGTGACAAACTCGGACGTTACAGGGTTCTGATGGACTCGATGACAGAAGATGAAATGCTCAATCCAAGAGTCATCGGCAGTGCCCGTATCAAGAGAATTGCCAGAGGATCAGGCTGTGCTCCTGAAGATGTCAGAGAGCTCCTGAAATATCATAAGATGATGCAGACCGCCATGAAAGGATTCCGTGGTGGAAAATTCAATATGCAAAAAATGATGAAGAAAATGGGAATGTGA
- a CDS encoding phosphoribosyltransferase, translating into MALPDKFKCVVTNWDYIYDLCREVANEVKASGYEPDMIVALARGGWFAGRVLCDFLGLDDLTSLKIEHYLGTALAGDEPQIKYPLADNAVAGKKILIVDDIADTGKSLMHSLEYVNEQGPKEVKTAALQYLDSSEYDPDFVGERLEEWAWVVFPWNFIEDMTDIISTLMTKEDKELWDIASIRHGLYMYHSLGSFAFEIAQPGRLPEILEEMHRREIVCSVNEDGKQYWKLAE; encoded by the coding sequence ATGGCCTTACCTGACAAATTCAAATGTGTAGTTACAAACTGGGATTACATTTACGACCTGTGCAGAGAAGTTGCAAACGAAGTGAAAGCTTCAGGTTACGAACCGGACATGATAGTTGCCCTCGCAAGAGGCGGATGGTTTGCAGGTCGTGTGTTATGTGATTTCCTTGGTCTTGATGACCTTACAAGTCTTAAGATCGAGCACTACCTTGGAACCGCACTTGCAGGTGATGAGCCACAGATCAAATATCCTCTTGCAGACAATGCTGTTGCAGGAAAGAAAATCCTTATTGTTGACGACATTGCAGACACAGGTAAGAGTTTGATGCATTCTCTTGAATATGTAAATGAACAGGGTCCAAAGGAAGTAAAGACAGCAGCTCTACAGTATCTTGATTCATCTGAATATGATCCTGATTTTGTAGGAGAACGTCTTGAAGAATGGGCATGGGTTGTTTTCCCATGGAATTTCATTGAAGACATGACTGATATCATCTCAACCCTCATGACAAAAGAGGATAAGGAACTCTGGGATATTGCTTCTATAAGACATGGTCTCTATATGTATCACTCTCTTGGGTCATTCGCATTTGAGATCGCACAGCCGGGCAGGCTTCCGGAAATATTGGAAGAAATGCATCGCAGGGAAATTGTATGCTCTGTGAACGAGGATGGAAAACAGTACTGGAAACTTGCTGAATAA
- the mtnP gene encoding S-methyl-5'-thioadenosine phosphorylase: MQEKSKADIAIIGGSGIYDANLLDNVQDVDIDTPFGKPSDSITVGKHGDVGVCFLPRHGVGHRISPTELNSRANIFALKKLGVKRIIAASAVGSLKEELKPLDIVIPNQIYDRTKSRPSTFFEDGIVVHMGFADPFCPETSKTIVDVANSKGYSVKEGGTYVCMEGPQFSTRAESRVYQSLGFDIIGMTAIPEAKLAREAEICYSMIATVTDYDVWYEEDVTIETVIENAMKNEAAVKDIIVSTLDKLSLEQHCMCKDALMGAIATVPSMIPYKTKRRLDPLIGKYLEE, translated from the coding sequence ATGCAGGAAAAATCTAAAGCTGATATCGCAATCATAGGCGGAAGTGGCATTTATGATGCCAATCTGCTTGATAATGTACAAGATGTTGATATTGACACTCCTTTTGGAAAACCTTCTGATTCAATAACAGTTGGTAAGCATGGTGATGTAGGCGTCTGTTTCCTTCCAAGACATGGCGTGGGTCACAGGATATCTCCAACAGAATTGAACTCAAGAGCAAACATCTTCGCTCTTAAGAAACTCGGTGTGAAGCGCATAATCGCTGCATCTGCTGTGGGTAGTCTGAAAGAAGAACTCAAACCTCTGGACATCGTTATTCCAAACCAGATATATGACCGTACAAAATCCAGACCATCAACTTTCTTTGAGGATGGCATTGTTGTCCACATGGGATTTGCAGACCCGTTCTGTCCTGAAACTTCAAAGACCATAGTCGATGTTGCCAATTCAAAGGGTTACAGCGTCAAGGAAGGTGGAACCTACGTTTGTATGGAAGGCCCGCAGTTCTCAACCCGTGCTGAGTCTCGTGTGTATCAATCACTTGGTTTCGACATCATTGGTATGACTGCAATTCCTGAGGCAAAACTTGCACGTGAGGCTGAGATTTGCTACTCCATGATCGCTACTGTGACAGATTACGATGTTTGGTATGAGGAAGATGTCACAATCGAGACTGTCATTGAGAATGCGATGAAGAACGAGGCTGCTGTAAAGGATATAATCGTGTCAACTCTGGATAAACTGAGTCTTGAGCAGCACTGTATGTGTAAGGATGCTCTGATGGGTGCTATCGCAACAGTTCCATCCATGATTCCATATAAGACTAAGAGAAGACTCGATCCTCTTATCGGAAAATATCTGGAAGAGTGA
- a CDS encoding Zn-ribbon domain-containing protein, producing MPHKCTRCESIFVDGASVILSGCPNCGWNKFLYVKDEELEQQSPEDSKAQDTGEEHVIDETSSETKGEQSSGEIIREIDDILGVEKEDSSVTEEEGERVESVRILGPGSYELNLDSLLDRKEIVMAFKEDGAYALHLGSVFKENKDKKKKKK from the coding sequence ATGCCTCATAAGTGTACAAGATGTGAATCTATCTTTGTAGACGGCGCTTCAGTAATACTTAGCGGATGCCCTAATTGTGGCTGGAATAAGTTCCTTTATGTCAAGGATGAAGAGCTTGAGCAGCAATCTCCAGAAGATTCTAAAGCCCAGGATACCGGAGAGGAACATGTCATTGATGAAACTTCTTCTGAAACAAAAGGAGAACAGTCCTCAGGAGAAATAATCCGTGAGATTGATGACATCCTTGGTGTTGAGAAGGAAGATTCAAGTGTCACTGAAGAGGAAGGTGAGAGGGTTGAATCCGTGCGTATCCTTGGTCCCGGTTCTTATGAACTGAACCTCGATTCCCTGCTTGATCGCAAGGAGATCGTAATGGCCTTCAAGGAAGATGGAGCATACGCCCTGCATCTTGGTTCTGTTTTTAAGGAAAACAAAGACAAGAAAAAGAAGAAAAAGTGA
- a CDS encoding heparan-alpha-glucosaminide N-acetyltransferase, with translation MDVNPKERFFEVDALRGIAIVLMVAYHFFFDLDFFSISEFDMHSGILVVMGRSAAILFIFLVGVSLTLSYSRASRSRPGKEIFIHNLKRGAGIFGWGLVITFVTTIFLGSGTIYFGILHLIGFSIIISYPFLKYRWFNLLAGIALLFAGIPMDAAYVDYPWLLWIGLKPHGFYTLDYFPLIPWFGLVLLGIYAGNSLYPDYKRSFRMCDCEGNAVVGLLEYLGKKSLLIYLVHQPVIVGMLMIFIKIV, from the coding sequence ATGGATGTAAATCCAAAAGAACGATTCTTTGAAGTTGATGCCCTGCGAGGAATTGCAATCGTTCTGATGGTTGCCTATCATTTCTTTTTTGATCTTGATTTTTTCAGCATCTCTGAATTCGACATGCATTCAGGTATTCTTGTAGTTATGGGGAGAAGCGCAGCTATTCTGTTCATTTTTCTAGTGGGTGTTTCCCTCACTTTAAGCTACTCCAGAGCATCCCGTTCCAGACCTGGAAAAGAAATCTTCATTCACAATCTGAAAAGAGGTGCCGGAATCTTTGGATGGGGTCTTGTGATAACATTTGTAACCACAATATTCCTTGGAAGCGGCACGATTTACTTTGGAATACTTCACCTGATAGGATTTTCAATTATCATTTCCTATCCATTCCTGAAGTACAGATGGTTCAATCTACTCGCAGGTATTGCCTTGCTCTTTGCAGGAATCCCAATGGATGCTGCTTATGTTGATTATCCATGGCTTCTCTGGATAGGTCTGAAACCACACGGTTTTTACACTCTTGATTACTTCCCGCTGATTCCCTGGTTCGGGCTTGTCCTTCTGGGAATTTATGCAGGAAACAGCCTGTATCCTGATTACAAGCGAAGTTTCAGGATGTGTGATTGCGAAGGGAATGCTGTTGTGGGGTTGCTTGAGTATCTGGGAAAAAAGTCACTGTTGATCTATCTGGTGCATCAGCCGGTTATTGTTGGAATGTTGATGATCTTCATTAAAATTGTTTGA